Part of the Chthonomonadales bacterium genome, ACGCTGGGCATCACCGTCGCGATCGTCACGCTTCTGGCCGTCGTCGTCACATCCTATCGACAGACGATCTACGCCTACCCCTCCGGCGGCGGCTCCTACATCGTAAGCCGGGACAACCTGGGTCGGGCCGCGGGTCTGGTCGCCGCCGCGGCCCTCCTGATAGATTACGTGCTCACCGTGGCGGTCTCGATCGCCTCGGGTGTCCAGAACATCGTGACCACCCCGTTCATGGCGGGCCTGGGGCTCTCCAGCCATTCGGTGTCGCTCTGCGTGCTCCTCATCGCCCTCATCGCGTACGCCAATCTGCGTGGCCTGCGCGAGAGCGGCACGCTCTTCGCGATCCCGACCTATCTCTTCGTTGCGACCACGCTGCTGCTGATCGGGCTCGGCCTTCTGGGCCCGGCGCTGGGCTGGAGCCTTGACATGGGCGGCCTGAACGCCGAGTACGAACGGGCGCTGGCATCGGGTCCGGACGCCGGACCGGCGGTCGGCCTCGCCGGCCTGGCGCTCCTCGGCCTGCTGTTGCACGCGTTCGCGAACGGCTGCACTGCGATGACGGGCACGGAGGCCGTGAGCAACGGCATTCCCGCGTTTCGACGCCCGGAATCGCGCAATGCGGCCATGACTCTGGTGGCGATGGCCGTGATCCTCGCCGTCCTGTTCATCGGCATCGCCCTGCTGGCGACGCGCCTGCACGTTGTCTACCTCCACTACGGGCAACACACGTCGCCGGCCGTCATCGAGCAGATCTCGGGCGCCGTGTTCGGCCGGTCCGGGGCGCCCTGGCGCGTGACGCTCTACTACACGATGCAGATATCGACGATGCTCGTCCTCGTGGTGGCGGCCAACACGGCCTTCGCCGACTTCCCGCGTCTGGCCGCCATACTCTCTCGCGATCGCTTTCTGCCGCGGCAACTGGGCAACGTCGGCGACAAGTTCGTCTTCTCTAACGGCATCGTGCTGCTCGCCTTGTGTGCCATCGTCCTGGTGATCGCGATGCGCGCCAGCGTGGAGCACCTCATCCCGCTCTACGCCGTCGGTGTTTTCACCGCCTTCACTCTGTCCCAGTCCGGCATGGTCAGGCACTGGTGTCGTGTGCGCGGGCGAGGGTGGCACGGCAAGGCCGGCCTGAATGGGTTCGGAGCCACCTGCACCGCCATCGTGCTCAGCATCATCGCGTGGGCTAAGCTCGCGGAGGGCGCCTGGGTGGTCGTCGTGGTAGGCGCCGTCGTCGTCGCCTTGTTCACGGCCATCTCGCGCCACTACGAGCGGCTGAGGCGGAGCCTGTCGATCGCGGGTTACGCGCCGGACCCGACGCCGTTCTCGAACACGGTCCTCCTTCTGGTTCCCACGTTGCATCGCGGTGTTTTTCCGGCCCTCAACTACGCGCGCAGCCTCTCGCCGGACTGTCGCGCCATCCATGTGGAGACCGATCCCGAGGGCACGCCGCGGCTGCGGCGCGAATGGGAGCAGTACGTGGGCCAGGAGCCGCCTCTCGTCATCCTGCCGTCGCCCTTCCGATCGCTGATCGGGCCGCTGGTCAGCTACCTGCGCGAGGTGCAGGCCGAGCGAGCGAACCACACGGTGACCGTGGTCGTGCCCGAGTTCGCTCCCGGCAGGTGGTGGCACGCATTCCTCCACAACGCCAACGGCCTACTCGTGAAGTACTACGTCGGCGGAATGCCGGGCGTGGTGGTCAGTAACGTGCGCTTCTTTCTGATGGACGCCGGCGAACCGGCCGGGACGGCCGGCGCCATCATCCGTCACGGGTCGGGCAACGGTTGAGGGCGGCAACGCGCGTTGACTTCCGCAGGCGCTGGCAGTATACTCCTGCGAGCCGGCGGGGGCGACGGCAGTCGCGCGCCGGCCGCTGGCAAGGGGAAGGCTTGGCGCCGTGATCGTCTACACGAAGGAAGACATGGTGCGCCTCTCCGGCGCGCTCGTCAAGAACCAGTGGCTCACCATCAAGGCCGCGGCCAACCTGCTCCTCCGCGACCACCCGCAGGGCATCCTGATCGACGGCAGCGAGCTCGAGCATGTCTCGGAGGACGGCGCCAGGACGTTCCTGGAGGCGATGAGGGACATACAGGCGGCGGGGGCGCGCATTGTGGTCTGCAACCTGCCGGCCAACGTGTTGGAGGTGCTGCGCGGCGTGCCGGGCGTGCGCTCGCAACTGCCGATCGCCAACTCGGTAGAAGAGGCGCGCGACTCGCTGCGAATGCTCGGCACGGGCGTGACGGAGGTGAGCCACAACGCGGTACTTGTGCCGCTGCTGGACGGGATCGACGTCGAGCACGCCATCCGTATTGCCGGTCGCGTGGCCCAGGCGGAGCGGCACCCGCTCGTGTTGCTCGGGTTCCTGGAGGTCGCCCGCACGCTCCCGCTCGGGACCCCGCTGCCGGAGGCGGAGGCGAGCGCGAAGACGCTGCTCGAGAGCGCGGCCGCCCTGGCTCGCCGCTCGGGCTTGCCCAACCGCGTTCACCTGGAGCGCGTGCGTGACCTGCAGGATGGGGTGCTCCACGCGATCCGGAGCTACGGGAGCGCGCACGTCGTGCTGGCAGTCGAGCCGCTCCGCGCCAATGAC contains:
- a CDS encoding APC family permease, with product MRWPPQPGAERGSDRGHRGLLHVNPLRVLLFGRPIPTEQQEHARLRKLLALPVFSSDAISSVAYATQEILFVLGAAGLWRLAHAADYRRYTLGITVAIVTLLAVVVTSYRQTIYAYPSGGGSYIVSRDNLGRAAGLVAAAALLIDYVLTVAVSIASGVQNIVTTPFMAGLGLSSHSVSLCVLLIALIAYANLRGLRESGTLFAIPTYLFVATTLLLIGLGLLGPALGWSLDMGGLNAEYERALASGPDAGPAVGLAGLALLGLLLHAFANGCTAMTGTEAVSNGIPAFRRPESRNAAMTLVAMAVILAVLFIGIALLATRLHVVYLHYGQHTSPAVIEQISGAVFGRSGAPWRVTLYYTMQISTMLVLVVAANTAFADFPRLAAILSRDRFLPRQLGNVGDKFVFSNGIVLLALCAIVLVIAMRASVEHLIPLYAVGVFTAFTLSQSGMVRHWCRVRGRGWHGKAGLNGFGATCTAIVLSIIAWAKLAEGAWVVVVVGAVVVALFTAISRHYERLRRSLSIAGYAPDPTPFSNTVLLLVPTLHRGVFPALNYARSLSPDCRAIHVETDPEGTPRLRREWEQYVGQEPPLVILPSPFRSLIGPLVSYLREVQAERANHTVTVVVPEFAPGRWWHAFLHNANGLLVKYYVGGMPGVVVSNVRFFLMDAGEPAGTAGAIIRHGSGNG
- a CDS encoding universal stress protein, encoding MIVYTKEDMVRLSGALVKNQWLTIKAAANLLLRDHPQGILIDGSELEHVSEDGARTFLEAMRDIQAAGARIVVCNLPANVLEVLRGVPGVRSQLPIANSVEEARDSLRMLGTGVTEVSHNAVLVPLLDGIDVEHAIRIAGRVAQAERHPLVLLGFLEVARTLPLGTPLPEAEASAKTLLESAAALARRSGLPNRVHLERVRDLQDGVLHAIRSYGSAHVVLAVEPLRANDELFANIMDALLHRAPCDVVIARRAIEVGADAGGAVE